GTATATTTTGGATCGTCGGCCAGATTTCTTAATTCTTGCGGGTCGGCGGTTTCATCAAACAGCATGGCACCGGCTTTTGCGCCGTCGAACTCTGCGTAGCGCCATTTTTCCGTGCGCACGCCCACGCCTTGAATCGTTTTGCCATCTTCGCTCCAAATGGTGTAGGCCGGGTAATCCCACTTCGCCTGTGGATTGTTCAACAGCGGCAGCAAACTGCGGCCTTCCAAACCGTCGGGCTTGGGCAGCCCGCACAATTCGCACATGGTGGGATAAATATCCAATTCCTCCACCACACGCTCGCAAGCTTGGCCATTTCCCTTCGCGCCGGGCGCGACGATGATGAACGGCACTCGCGCCCCTTGTTCGAACAGCGAGCCGGCTTTGGACCACTTGCCGCGCTCGCCAAGTTGGTAACCGTGATCGGCGACAAACACAATGACCGTGTTTTCGCGCAGGCCAAGCTTGTCGAGCTGGGCAATCACGCGGCCCACGTTATCGTCGACGAACGAACACGCCGCCAGGTAAGCCTGAATGACTTTGCGGGCTTCTTCCGGCGAGGCATCGCGGCCGATGAACAAATCGGCATTCTTGGGGCGAATTGATGCTTTGGGAAATCCATCCGGCACGGTGGGCCGCGGAGCAAAATTCGGCGGCAGC
The window above is part of the Pirellulales bacterium genome. Proteins encoded here:
- a CDS encoding sulfatase-like hydrolase/transferase translates to DTEAWTEGGVSRFLAGVDDPEKVTPGSLPSADPDEARPLEKATPQPKSDSQKSESSKSDPAKTELPKSDDSHQAATGGRAAAKNPSGVTRAQASDRVIVLEGDGSNHGDSHVADRAIEYLKRFKDSDRPFFLGCGFVKPHSPPTAPQKFFDLYDVDKIPLPPNFAPRPTVPDGFPKASIRPKNADLFIGRDASPEEARKVIQAYLAACSFVDDNVGRVIAQLDKLGLRENTVIVFVADHGYQLGERGKWSKAGSLFEQGARVPFIIVAPGAKGNGQACERVVEELDIYPTMCELCGLPKPDGLEGRSLLPLLNNPQAKWDYPAYTIWSEDGKTIQGVGVRTEKWRYAEFDGAKAGAMLFDETADPQELRNLADDPKYTAVIAELSPLAKQYAARLAAK